Proteins encoded in a region of the Mycoplasma feriruminatoris genome:
- the ptsP gene encoding phosphoenolpyruvate--protein phosphotransferase: MSKQIKGIGASDGISLAKALIIKETKLDIQKQLISDVDQEIVKLEKAIDQTICDLKKIQKITLEKLGEEKAAIFDAHQDIANDPAIKEEVIELIKTEKLNAEYALFVVSNNYFEMFSQLEDPYFKERSADIKDVSLRTIHHILGLEIHDLSTIDTEVIIISDDLTPSQTAQLDKRFVKGFLTNVGGRTSHAAIMARSLEIPAVLGLKKITELVKNDELIALDGSCGIVEWDLNQDDITNYQAKVKEYLELKKQLKKFKDQPSLTKDKVKKLIEANIGSTNDIQSVLDSGAEGIGLFRTEFLYMDNDHFPTEEEQFEAYKKVVSQIKHLVVFRTLDIGGDKKLSYFKFDEEMNPFLGYRAIRFTLDRKDIFKDQIRALLRASAFGKLGIMFPMIATIDEFKQAKAFVEECKLELDKENIKYDKQVQIGMMVEIPSAAILADQFAQYADFFSIGTNDLIQYSFASDRMNQNVSYLYQPLNPSLLRLVQLTINGAHKHNKWVGMCGEMAGDRKALPILLGLDLDAFSMSATSVLKARSLMSKIEFNKAKNLATKALECQTHEQVSELVEEFLQNLD, from the coding sequence ATGTCAAAACAAATTAAAGGAATAGGAGCAAGTGATGGTATTTCTTTAGCAAAAGCTCTGATAATAAAAGAAACCAAACTTGATATTCAAAAGCAATTAATTTCAGATGTTGATCAAGAAATTGTTAAACTAGAAAAAGCAATTGATCAAACTATATGTGATTTAAAAAAGATTCAAAAAATTACTTTAGAAAAGCTAGGTGAAGAAAAAGCAGCTATTTTTGATGCTCATCAAGATATTGCAAATGATCCAGCCATTAAAGAAGAAGTTATTGAGTTAATTAAAACTGAAAAACTAAATGCCGAATATGCACTTTTTGTTGTATCTAATAATTATTTTGAAATGTTTAGTCAATTAGAAGATCCATACTTTAAAGAAAGAAGTGCAGATATTAAAGATGTTAGTTTAAGAACTATTCATCATATTTTAGGATTAGAAATTCATGATTTATCAACAATTGATACTGAAGTAATTATTATTAGTGATGATTTAACTCCAAGTCAAACAGCTCAATTAGATAAAAGATTTGTTAAAGGTTTTTTAACTAATGTTGGTGGAAGAACTAGTCATGCTGCTATTATGGCTAGAAGTTTAGAAATTCCAGCTGTTTTAGGTTTAAAAAAAATTACTGAATTAGTAAAAAATGATGAATTAATTGCTTTAGATGGTTCATGTGGAATTGTTGAATGAGATTTAAATCAAGATGATATTACAAATTATCAAGCTAAAGTAAAAGAATATTTAGAATTAAAAAAACAATTAAAAAAATTTAAAGATCAACCAAGCTTAACAAAAGATAAAGTTAAAAAATTAATTGAAGCTAATATTGGATCAACAAATGATATTCAATCAGTTCTAGATTCAGGAGCTGAAGGAATTGGTTTATTTAGAACTGAATTTTTATATATGGATAATGATCATTTCCCAACTGAAGAAGAACAATTTGAAGCTTATAAAAAAGTTGTTAGTCAAATTAAACATCTAGTAGTGTTTCGTACTTTAGATATTGGTGGAGATAAAAAATTATCTTACTTTAAATTTGATGAAGAAATGAATCCATTTTTAGGATATAGAGCAATTAGATTTACTCTAGATAGAAAAGATATTTTTAAAGATCAAATTAGAGCTTTACTAAGAGCTTCAGCATTTGGAAAATTAGGAATAATGTTTCCAATGATAGCAACAATTGATGAATTTAAACAAGCTAAAGCTTTTGTTGAAGAATGTAAATTAGAACTTGATAAAGAAAATATTAAATACGATAAACAAGTGCAAATTGGAATGATGGTTGAAATTCCATCAGCTGCTATATTAGCTGATCAATTTGCTCAATATGCAGATTTCTTTTCAATAGGAACTAATGATTTAATTCAATACTCATTTGCAAGTGATAGAATGAATCAAAATGTTTCATATTTATATCAACCATTAAACCCATCTTTATTAAGATTAGTGCAACTTACAATAAATGGTGCACATAAACATAATAAATGAGTTGGTATGTGTGGAGAAATGGCTGGAGATCGTAAAGCCTTACCAATTTTATTAGGTTTAGATTTAGATGCTTTTTCAATGAGTGCTACTTCAGTTTTAAAAGCTAGATCACTTATGAGTAAAATTGAATTTAACAAAGCTAAGAATCTAGCTACTAAAGCTTTAGAATGTCAAACTCATGAACAAGTAAGTGAACTTGTTGAAGAATTTTTACAAAACTTAGACTAA
- the coaD gene encoding pantetheine-phosphate adenylyltransferase: MKTAIYPGSFNPFHKGHLNILKKASLLFDKLYIVVTKNVNKSLDPDLNSRVENIKNLTKDLKNVEIIINENELTTNIAKKLNASFIIRGLRSQADFEYELKYYDGFKSLDPNIEVVYFVSDADKRSLSSTILREIEFYKN; the protein is encoded by the coding sequence ATGAAAACAGCAATTTATCCAGGAAGCTTTAATCCATTCCACAAAGGACATTTAAACATTTTAAAAAAAGCTAGTTTATTATTTGATAAGCTATATATTGTTGTTACAAAAAACGTTAATAAATCACTTGATCCAGATCTAAATAGTAGAGTAGAAAACATTAAAAATCTAACAAAAGATCTTAAAAATGTTGAAATTATTATTAATGAAAATGAATTAACTACTAATATTGCAAAAAAATTAAATGCTAGTTTTATAATTAGAGGGTTAAGAAGTCAAGCTGATTTTGAATATGAACTTAAATATTATGATGGATTTAAAAGTTTAGATCCAAACATTGAAGTAGTTTATTTTGTAAGTGATGCTGATAAAAGAAGCTTATCTTCAACAATTTTAAGAGAAATTGAATTTTATAAAAATTAG
- a CDS encoding MIP family Ig-specific serine endopeptidase, which yields MKKSLRYLSFLNIILFLSLVTISCVSNTSKVSLNWNNLDQIVSYFKQLSFILDSLKLDDKDLKSKVNKIIDKTDFKKIKKTDLELTIKLFNKVKNQLESKSTSSFDKKDKLDILNQIKTHLALLKLSELVNIVDELINKLEEERLKIEDKNLDFEDLKDIDNSTLKILESRYVSNQHSYPDYVNKFQTVSAEEIYKELYDRTFSIKFLVKLKNGDLLSNGTGTGWLLDYHKYENQNKYKLFIATNLHVLADFSNSLTEEQNKKFNYYDPSGNKVVGIGIGKADNVTDFNSIHNKSNPNYDYKVTNYYLNSREFETYAKSDLWTDDKYSDALSDSKLVFGAVDFMHKKTIKHHSSTLLKQATEYYEWKKNNLSEDEKIAWNDFFDRKDIPVMVDFGVFEVDIDLNKADYTLKKWVESAIRGLDSYLARIDKAEILPNQDKKISNYLLTTDYVSALFDQSDSKQNLNLYNAKDIYIAGYPKNQYWSFWMQNNPIERNSSTLSSGWRNPMVNKKTFAFANEIEEKVGGGLNFNIHDNYWHRVFATFYGYQYNVNFSSLYYGASGSLAYNEFGQMIGIYNNVKSNVEFGDLLQSATIAPFLQSDNIKANDNVIYAYNLIDGTDKTKYKYQKSSFRENLQKLYPNGFSDKSKSTKLFKNIFN from the coding sequence ATGAAAAAATCATTAAGATATTTAAGTTTTTTAAACATTATTTTATTTTTATCACTAGTAACTATAAGTTGTGTAAGTAATACTTCTAAAGTCTCATTAAATTGAAATAATTTAGATCAAATAGTTAGTTATTTTAAACAACTTAGTTTTATTTTAGATAGTTTAAAGTTAGATGATAAAGATTTAAAATCTAAGGTTAATAAAATAATTGATAAAACTGATTTTAAAAAGATTAAAAAAACTGATTTAGAATTAACTATTAAGTTATTTAATAAAGTTAAAAATCAATTAGAGTCAAAATCAACTAGTTCTTTTGATAAAAAAGATAAATTAGATATTTTAAATCAAATAAAAACACATTTAGCTTTATTAAAATTATCTGAATTAGTAAATATTGTTGATGAATTAATTAATAAATTAGAAGAAGAAAGACTTAAAATTGAAGATAAAAATCTTGATTTTGAAGATTTAAAAGATATAGATAACTCAACTTTAAAAATTTTAGAATCAAGATATGTTTCTAATCAACATAGTTATCCAGATTATGTTAATAAATTTCAAACAGTTTCTGCTGAAGAGATCTATAAAGAACTTTATGATAGAACTTTTTCAATTAAGTTTTTAGTTAAGTTAAAAAACGGAGATTTGTTAAGCAATGGAACAGGAACAGGTTGATTATTAGATTATCATAAATATGAAAATCAAAATAAATACAAATTATTTATTGCTACTAACTTACATGTTTTAGCTGATTTTAGTAATTCATTAACTGAAGAGCAAAATAAAAAATTTAATTATTATGATCCCTCAGGAAATAAAGTAGTTGGAATTGGTATAGGAAAAGCTGATAACGTAACAGATTTTAATAGCATTCATAATAAATCTAATCCAAATTATGATTATAAAGTAACTAATTATTATTTAAATAGTAGAGAATTCGAAACATATGCTAAAAGTGATCTTTGAACTGATGACAAATATTCTGATGCACTTTCGGATTCTAAATTAGTGTTTGGTGCTGTTGATTTTATGCACAAAAAAACTATTAAGCATCATAGTTCTACATTATTAAAACAAGCTACAGAATATTATGAATGAAAGAAAAATAATTTAAGTGAAGATGAAAAAATTGCATGAAATGATTTTTTTGATAGAAAAGATATTCCAGTAATGGTAGATTTTGGAGTTTTTGAAGTAGATATAGATTTAAATAAGGCTGATTATACTTTAAAAAAATGAGTTGAAAGTGCAATTCGTGGCCTAGATTCATATTTAGCTAGGATAGATAAAGCAGAGATTTTACCGAATCAAGATAAAAAAATCTCTAACTATCTATTAACTACAGATTATGTTTCAGCATTATTTGATCAAAGTGATTCTAAACAAAATTTAAATTTATATAATGCAAAAGATATCTATATTGCAGGTTATCCAAAAAATCAATATTGATCTTTTTGAATGCAAAATAATCCTATAGAAAGAAATTCCTCTACATTATCTTCTGGATGAAGAAATCCCATGGTTAATAAAAAAACTTTTGCATTTGCAAATGAAATTGAAGAGAAGGTCGGGGGGGGGTTAAATTTTAATATTCATGATAACTACTGACATCGTGTTTTTGCTACTTTTTATGGTTATCAATATAATGTTAATTTTTCTTCTTTATATTATGGAGCATCGGGTTCATTAGCTTATAATGAGTTTGGTCAAATGATTGGTATTTATAATAATGTTAAATCAAATGTTGAGTTTGGTGATTTATTACAAAGTGCTACTATTGCTCCGTTTTTACAATCAGATAATATAAAAGCCAATGATAATGTTATTTATGCTTACAATTTAATTGATGGAACTGATAAAACTAAATATAAATATCAAAAATCATCATTTAGAGAAAATCTTCAAAAACTATATCCTAATGGTTTTAGTGATAAATCAAAATCTACTAAGTTATTTAAAAACATTTTTAATTAG
- a CDS encoding acetate kinase: protein MILVINSGSSSIKFKLFDTSKTIEPILDGLAERIGIDGFLKFEHNDQKYKFEDQLPDHEHAIQLILNKLLELKIISNIDEINGVGFRVVHGGEISHSSIIDDEVLAKIQDSVKLAPLHNPAAIIAIKAVKKLMPNASLVACFDTAFHQTMPEVNYLYTVPYKWYEEFGVRKYGFHGISYEYIVNKCEEILNKKKENLNLIVCHLGNGASISCIKDGKSYDTSMGLTPLAGLMMGTRSGDIDVSICEYIAKQTNSDIFSITQTLNKQSGLLGLSQISADMRDVLEQYNKGDKNAIIAVEKYVQIVADFIVKYANYLDNIDAVVFTAGIGENAFVIRDLICKKVKLLNLQIDEQQNQTKYSDYQLISTKQSQVPVYAIRTNEEKMICLDTLNLIK from the coding sequence ATGATTTTAGTAATTAATTCAGGAAGTAGTTCAATTAAATTCAAATTATTTGATACTTCTAAGACAATTGAACCAATATTAGATGGTTTAGCAGAACGTATCGGAATTGATGGATTTTTAAAATTTGAACACAATGATCAAAAATATAAATTTGAAGATCAACTTCCAGATCATGAACATGCTATTCAATTGATTTTAAACAAATTACTTGAATTAAAAATTATATCAAATATTGATGAAATTAATGGTGTTGGGTTTAGAGTAGTTCATGGTGGAGAAATTTCACATTCATCAATTATAGATGATGAAGTTTTAGCAAAAATTCAAGATAGTGTTAAATTAGCTCCACTTCATAACCCAGCTGCTATTATTGCTATTAAAGCTGTTAAAAAACTAATGCCAAATGCTAGTTTAGTTGCTTGTTTTGATACAGCATTTCATCAAACAATGCCAGAAGTAAATTATTTATACACTGTTCCTTATAAATGATACGAAGAATTTGGTGTTAGAAAATATGGATTTCACGGAATTAGTTATGAATATATAGTTAATAAATGTGAAGAAATTTTAAATAAGAAAAAAGAAAATCTTAACTTAATTGTTTGTCATTTAGGAAATGGTGCAAGTATTTCATGTATTAAAGATGGTAAATCTTATGATACTTCAATGGGATTAACTCCATTAGCTGGTTTAATGATGGGAACTAGAAGTGGAGATATTGATGTATCAATTTGTGAATATATTGCAAAACAAACAAATTCAGATATCTTTTCAATTACTCAAACTTTAAATAAACAATCAGGACTTTTAGGTTTAAGTCAAATTTCAGCTGACATGAGAGATGTTTTAGAACAATATAATAAAGGTGATAAAAACGCTATTATTGCTGTTGAAAAATATGTTCAAATTGTTGCTGATTTCATAGTTAAGTATGCAAATTATTTAGATAATATCGATGCTGTTGTATTTACTGCAGGAATTGGTGAAAACGCATTTGTAATTAGAGATTTAATTTGTAAAAAAGTTAAATTATTAAATCTACAAATTGATGAACAACAAAACCAAACTAAGTACTCAGATTATCAATTAATTTCAACTAAACAATCACAAGTTCCAGTTTATGCTATTAGAACAAATGAAGAAAAAATGATTTGTTTAGATACTTTAAACCTAATAAAATAA
- the pta gene encoding phosphate acetyltransferase, with the protein MYTLEEIKNQLVLKSEKKSIVFPEGESEIIQSVAKTLVDEKLGTPILLFKSLDQVPSEIKNNSSIKTICLDQFDTKEFEEEFVKLRKGKATIEVAHQVMQLPNYVGAMLVKLNQADCMLSGLNNTTADTIRPALQIIGTKPGYNIASSIFIMSKGNENYIFTDCALNIKPTSQQLVEITQMAVDFAKTLNVKNVEAALLSYSTNGSGKGEDVDRVHQAVEILKSTEKDYVCEGEIQFDAAFDKKTRDKKFKNCLLTKQTPDIFVFPDINAGNIGYKIAQRMGGFEAIGPFVLGLNQPVNDLSRGATFIDVLNTAIMTLHLSY; encoded by the coding sequence ATGTATACATTAGAAGAAATCAAAAATCAACTAGTTTTAAAATCAGAAAAAAAATCTATTGTTTTTCCAGAAGGTGAATCTGAAATAATTCAATCTGTGGCTAAAACTTTAGTTGATGAAAAATTAGGAACACCTATTCTATTATTTAAATCTTTAGATCAAGTTCCAAGTGAAATTAAAAATAATTCATCAATCAAAACTATTTGTTTAGATCAATTTGATACAAAAGAATTTGAAGAAGAATTTGTAAAACTTAGAAAAGGTAAAGCAACTATTGAAGTTGCACATCAAGTAATGCAATTACCAAATTATGTTGGAGCTATGCTAGTTAAGTTAAATCAAGCTGATTGTATGTTATCTGGATTAAACAATACAACAGCTGATACTATTAGACCAGCACTACAAATAATTGGTACAAAACCTGGATATAATATTGCAAGCAGCATCTTTATTATGTCTAAAGGAAATGAAAATTACATTTTTACTGATTGTGCTTTAAACATTAAACCAACAAGCCAACAATTAGTTGAAATCACACAAATGGCAGTTGATTTTGCAAAAACTTTAAATGTAAAAAATGTTGAAGCAGCATTATTAAGCTATTCAACAAATGGTAGTGGTAAAGGTGAAGATGTTGATAGAGTTCATCAAGCAGTTGAAATTTTAAAATCAACAGAAAAAGATTATGTTTGTGAAGGTGAAATTCAATTTGATGCAGCCTTTGACAAAAAAACTAGAGATAAGAAATTTAAAAACTGCTTATTAACTAAACAAACTCCAGATATCTTTGTTTTTCCAGATATAAATGCCGGAAATATTGGTTATAAGATTGCTCAAAGAATGGGTGGATTTGAAGCAATTGGTCCTTTTGTTTTAGGATTAAATCAACCAGTTAATGACTTAAGTAGGGGTGCTACATTTATAGATGTTTTAAACACAGCTATTATGACACTACACTTATCTTATTAA
- the lpdA gene encoding dihydrolipoyl dehydrogenase, whose product MFKVKFADIGEGLTEGTVAEVLVKVGDVVKEGQSLYFVETDKVNSEIPSPVSGKIAVINISTGQEIKVGDVVIEIDDGSSDAPAPSVAAPSKKEEKPAEEENASVVGATPVSNDVLPSRAPRPKPQPQPAKVDVQIEDTFDVCVIGAGIGGYVTAIKSAQLGLKTLIIEKQYYGGVCLNVGCIPTKTLLKTSHVYHDIMHKAKELGIVLQNTENVVIDWAQALERKNGVVKKLTGGVKYLLDKNKVTQIKGEAVALDKNTISVNNKNYRVNNLVIASGSTPNHLPLPGFDQGRKDGIIIDSTGILSVPKIPETLVVIGGGVIGIEFSCLFASLGTKVTVLQGLPTVLEMLDKDIIDAMTKELKNRYNIEVITNASVKEFKDGAVVYQIDGKDQMIKGEYVLESVGRKTSITGFENIGLELTPRNGIVVNEYQETNLENVYAIGDVIGKAMLAQTAVKGAIVAANRIAKKANKEHAEDIVMDYNKVPSCIYTHPEVSMIGKTEQQLKQENIEYKAFKFPFSAIGKALADDDTSGFVKIIVEPKYKTILGAHIIGNRATEMISEITAVIECEGTITEIANTIHPHPTMSEAIGEAAEALETGKAIHF is encoded by the coding sequence ATGTTTAAAGTAAAATTTGCTGATATAGGTGAAGGTTTAACAGAAGGAACAGTCGCTGAAGTTTTAGTTAAAGTTGGTGACGTTGTTAAAGAGGGTCAATCTTTATATTTTGTTGAAACCGATAAAGTAAATAGTGAAATTCCTTCTCCAGTATCTGGAAAAATCGCAGTAATTAATATCTCTACTGGTCAAGAAATTAAAGTTGGTGATGTTGTTATTGAAATTGATGATGGAAGTTCTGATGCACCAGCACCTTCTGTAGCTGCTCCAAGTAAAAAAGAAGAAAAACCAGCTGAAGAAGAAAATGCTAGTGTAGTTGGTGCTACTCCTGTTTCAAATGATGTTCTACCAAGTAGAGCACCAAGACCAAAACCACAACCACAACCAGCTAAAGTTGATGTACAAATTGAAGATACATTTGATGTATGTGTAATTGGTGCAGGAATTGGTGGTTATGTAACTGCTATTAAATCTGCTCAATTAGGATTAAAAACTTTAATTATTGAAAAACAATACTATGGTGGAGTTTGTTTAAATGTTGGATGTATTCCTACAAAAACATTACTAAAAACTTCTCATGTTTATCATGATATAATGCATAAAGCTAAAGAACTAGGTATTGTTTTACAAAACACTGAAAATGTAGTTATTGACTGAGCTCAAGCACTAGAAAGAAAAAATGGTGTTGTTAAAAAATTAACAGGTGGAGTTAAATATCTACTAGATAAAAATAAAGTAACTCAAATTAAAGGTGAAGCAGTTGCTTTAGATAAGAATACAATTTCAGTAAATAATAAAAACTATAGAGTAAATAATTTAGTTATTGCTTCAGGATCAACACCTAACCACTTACCACTTCCAGGATTTGATCAAGGAAGAAAAGATGGAATCATTATTGATTCAACTGGAATTTTATCAGTACCAAAAATTCCTGAAACTTTAGTTGTAATTGGTGGGGGAGTTATTGGTATTGAGTTTAGCTGTTTATTTGCAAGTCTTGGTACAAAAGTTACTGTTTTACAAGGACTACCAACTGTTCTAGAAATGCTAGATAAAGATATTATTGATGCAATGACTAAAGAGTTAAAAAACAGATACAACATTGAAGTTATTACAAACGCTAGTGTTAAAGAATTTAAAGATGGAGCTGTAGTATATCAAATTGATGGTAAAGATCAAATGATTAAAGGAGAATACGTTTTAGAATCAGTTGGACGTAAGACTTCAATAACTGGATTTGAAAACATCGGTTTAGAATTAACTCCAAGAAATGGTATTGTTGTTAATGAATACCAAGAAACTAATTTAGAAAATGTTTATGCAATTGGTGATGTTATTGGTAAAGCTATGCTAGCTCAAACTGCAGTTAAAGGAGCTATTGTTGCTGCTAATAGAATTGCTAAAAAAGCTAATAAAGAACATGCTGAAGATATTGTTATGGATTATAACAAAGTTCCATCATGTATTTATACTCATCCAGAAGTTTCAATGATTGGTAAAACTGAACAACAATTAAAACAAGAAAATATTGAATACAAAGCCTTCAAGTTCCCGTTCTCAGCAATTGGTAAAGCTTTAGCTGATGATGATACTTCTGGATTTGTAAAAATTATTGTAGAACCTAAATACAAAACTATTTTAGGTGCACATATTATCGGAAATAGAGCTACTGAAATGATTTCAGAAATTACTGCTGTTATTGAGTGTGAGGGAACTATTACAGAAATTGCTAATACAATTCACCCACACCCAACAATGAGTGAAGCAATCGGAGAAGCAGCTGAAGCTCTAGAAACAGGAAAAGCTATTCATTTTTAG
- a CDS encoding dihydrolipoamide acetyltransferase family protein, whose translation MFKVKFADIGEGLTEGTVAEVLVKVGDTVKEGQSLYFVETDKVNSEIPAPVAGKIAVINIKPGQEIKVGDVVMEIEDGASASSSEPKSEAKEEPKVQVVEENASVVGATPVSNDVIVRKQTTTVNKSSTIKATPLARKVAADLNIDLSLVTPTGPNERILVADIKNYHSSSAQVASQPAPAVAPSVAPAPAPTPAPAPTPTPTIKVVEPSAPLSWDEVPMNGIRKATVKAMTKSHTEIAAFTGMKNTDITETHKMRTELKDHAAASGIKLTYLAFIIKAVAKSLRDMPNINVRGDFANNKIQFMHNINIGVAVDTPNGLMVPVIKGADHLSVFEIAIKINELANKAKEGKLSRAEMTEATFTVSNFGSVGLDYATPIINSPEAAILGVGTMTQTPLYINGELQKRFIMPLSMTCDHRIIDGADAGRFLIKVQDYLSKPVLLFM comes from the coding sequence ATGTTCAAAGTTAAATTTGCTGACATAGGTGAAGGTCTAACAGAAGGAACAGTCGCTGAAGTTTTAGTAAAAGTTGGAGATACTGTTAAAGAAGGTCAATCTTTATACTTTGTTGAAACTGATAAAGTAAACAGTGAAATTCCTGCTCCAGTTGCTGGAAAAATTGCAGTAATTAACATTAAACCTGGACAAGAAATTAAAGTTGGAGACGTAGTTATGGAAATTGAAGATGGAGCTTCTGCTTCATCTAGTGAACCAAAATCTGAAGCTAAAGAAGAACCAAAAGTTCAAGTAGTTGAAGAAAACGCTAGTGTAGTTGGTGCTACTCCTGTTTCAAATGATGTAATTGTTAGAAAACAAACAACTACAGTTAATAAATCAAGTACTATTAAAGCTACACCTTTAGCAAGAAAAGTTGCAGCTGATTTAAATATTGATTTATCATTAGTAACTCCAACAGGACCAAATGAAAGAATTTTAGTTGCTGATATTAAAAACTATCATTCTTCATCAGCTCAAGTTGCTAGTCAACCAGCACCAGCTGTTGCACCATCTGTTGCTCCAGCACCTGCTCCAACACCTGCTCCAGCTCCTACTCCAACTCCAACAATCAAAGTTGTTGAACCAAGCGCTCCATTATCTTGAGATGAAGTACCAATGAACGGTATTAGAAAAGCTACAGTAAAAGCAATGACAAAATCACATACTGAAATTGCTGCATTTACTGGTATGAAAAATACTGACATTACTGAAACTCACAAGATGAGAACTGAATTAAAAGATCATGCTGCAGCAAGTGGAATTAAATTAACTTACTTAGCATTTATCATTAAAGCTGTTGCTAAATCATTACGTGATATGCCAAATATTAACGTAAGAGGTGATTTTGCAAACAACAAAATTCAATTTATGCACAACATTAACATCGGAGTTGCAGTTGATACTCCAAATGGATTAATGGTTCCTGTTATTAAAGGTGCTGATCATTTAAGTGTATTTGAAATTGCAATTAAGATTAATGAATTAGCAAACAAAGCTAAAGAAGGTAAATTATCAAGAGCTGAAATGACTGAAGCTACATTTACTGTTTCAAACTTTGGTTCAGTAGGATTAGATTATGCTACTCCTATTATTAACTCACCAGAAGCTGCTATTTTAGGAGTTGGTACAATGACTCAAACTCCACTATACATTAATGGTGAATTACAAAAAAGATTTATAATGCCATTATCAATGACTTGTGATCACAGAATCATTGATGGGGCTGATGCTGGAAGATTTTTAATTAAAGTACAAGACTATCTATCAAAACCAGTCTTATTGTTTATGTAA
- a CDS encoding alpha-ketoacid dehydrogenase subunit beta, giving the protein MAIINNIKAVTDALDCAMQRDPNVVVFGEDVGTEGGVFRATQGLAVKFGNDRCFNAPISEAMFAGVGLGMAMNGMKPVVELQFQGLGLASLQNIMTNISRMRNRTRGKYTAPMVIRTPMGGGIRALEHHSEALEAVFAHIPGIQIVCPSTPYDTKGLILAAIDSPDPVIVVEPTKLYRAFKQEVPDEHYIVPIGEGYKIQEGNDLTVVTYGAQTVDCQKAIALLKESHPNATIDLIDLRSIKPWDKNMVIESVKKTGRLLVVHEAVKSFSVSAEIIATVNEECFEYLKAPLSRCTGYDVVTPYDRGEGYFQVNPKKVLVKMQQLLDFKF; this is encoded by the coding sequence ATGGCAATTATTAATAATATTAAAGCTGTAACTGATGCTTTAGATTGCGCTATGCAACGTGATCCAAATGTTGTAGTATTTGGTGAAGACGTTGGAACTGAAGGTGGAGTTTTCAGAGCTACTCAAGGATTAGCTGTTAAATTTGGAAATGATCGTTGTTTTAACGCTCCAATTAGTGAAGCAATGTTTGCTGGAGTTGGTTTAGGAATGGCTATGAATGGTATGAAACCAGTTGTAGAATTACAATTCCAAGGACTAGGTTTAGCATCATTACAAAACATTATGACTAATATTTCAAGAATGAGAAACCGTACTAGAGGAAAATACACTGCTCCAATGGTAATTAGAACACCAATGGGTGGAGGTATTCGTGCTCTAGAACACCACAGTGAAGCTTTAGAAGCTGTGTTTGCTCACATTCCAGGAATTCAAATTGTTTGTCCATCAACTCCATATGATACAAAAGGACTAATTTTAGCTGCAATTGACTCACCAGACCCAGTTATTGTTGTTGAACCAACAAAACTATATAGAGCATTCAAACAAGAAGTTCCAGATGAACACTACATTGTTCCAATTGGTGAAGGTTATAAAATCCAAGAAGGTAATGATTTAACTGTTGTTACTTATGGAGCTCAAACTGTTGATTGTCAAAAAGCTATTGCCTTATTAAAAGAAAGTCATCCAAATGCAACTATTGATTTAATTGACTTACGTTCTATTAAACCATGAGATAAAAACATGGTAATTGAATCAGTTAAAAAAACTGGAAGACTTTTAGTTGTACATGAAGCAGTTAAATCATTTTCAGTTTCAGCTGAAATTATTGCAACTGTTAATGAAGAATGCTTTGAATACTTAAAAGCACCTTTATCAAGATGTACTGGTTATGATGTTGTTACTCCATATGATAGAGGAGAAGGTTACTTCCAAGTAAACCCTAAAAAAGTTCTAGTCAAAATGCAACAATTGTTAGACTTTAAGTTTTAA